The following are encoded together in the Coffea arabica cultivar ET-39 chromosome 1c, Coffea Arabica ET-39 HiFi, whole genome shotgun sequence genome:
- the LOC113729627 gene encoding serine/threonine-protein kinase BSK5-like, with product MGARCSKLGFCWWPSNLKSNVPYSSDLEKCGENERMKLPAFKEYSLDELKVATSGFSVENIVSEHGEKAPNVVYKGQLEDDGSWIAVKRFNKSAWPDSRQFLEEAKAVGQLRSERLANLIGCCCDGNERLLVAEFMPHETLSKHLFHWETQPLKWAMRLRVALHLAEALDYCSSKGRALYHDLNAYRILFDQDANPRLSCFGLMKNSRDGKSYSTNLAFTPPEYLRTGRVTAESVVYSFGTLLLDLLSGKHIPPSHALDLIRGKNIQMLMDSCLEGHFSNDDGAELVRIASRCLQYEPRDRPNAKSLVTSLAPLQKEIDVPSHILLGITHETSSPVQTSKLSPLGEACSRVDLTAMHELLEKVGYKDDEGVANELSFQLWTSQIQETLNSRKRGDNAFRAKDFATAISCYTDFIEGGNMVSPTVLARRCLCYLMNNRPQEALADAMQAQVTSPDWPTAFYLQAAALFSLGMNSDAQETLKDGSSMENRR from the exons ATGGGAGCTCGCTGCTCTAAATTAGGCTTTTGCTGGTGGCCTTCCAACCTGAAATCCAACGTCCCTTATTCCTCTGATCTTG AGAAATGTGGAGAAAATGAGAGGATGAAATTGCCAGCATTTAAAGAATACAGTTTGGACGAGCTGAAGGTGGCGACTTCAGGATTCTCAGTTGAAAACATTGTATCAGAACATGGAGAGAAAGCTCCCAATGTTGTCTACAAAGGGCAGCTTGAAGATGACGGCTCTTGGATTGCTGTCAAACGTTTCAACAAGTCTGcctggccggattctcggcaATTCCTG GAGGAGGCGAAGGCAGTAGGGCAGTTGAGGAGTGAGAGGCTGGCCAATTTGATAGGGTGTTGTTGTGATGGAAATGAGAGGTTGCTGGTGGCCGAATTCATGCCTCATGAAACTCTATCCAAACACTTATTTCATT GGGAAACCCAACCGTTGAAATGGGCAATGAGGTTGAGAGTTGCTTTGCATCTGGCGGAAGCATTAGACTATTGCAGTAGCAAAGGGCGAGCACTATACCATGACCTTAATGCCTATAGAATCTTATTTGATCAA GATGCTAACCCCAGGCTTTCTTGCTTTGGCCTGATGAAGAACAGCAGGGATGGAAAGAGCTACAGCACAAACTTGGCTTTCACTCCTCCAGAGTATTTAAGGACAG GTAGAGTTACAGCTGAGAGTGTAGTTTACAGTTTTGGCACACTATTGCTTGATCTCCTCAGCGGCAAACATATTCCTCCAAGCCAT GCTCTTGACTTGATTCGTGGGAAGAACATACAGATGCTGATGGACTCTTGTCTGGAGGGTCATTTCTCAAATGATGATGGGGCAGAGTTAGTACGAATAGCTTCACGTTGTTTACAGTATGAACCTCGTGACCGGCCGAATGCTAAGTCTCTTGTGACCTCTCTTGCTCCACTTCAAAAGGAGATAGAT GTGCCATCACATATTTTGCTAGGAATCACTCATGAAACTTCATCTCCAGTCCAGACATCAAAATTATCACCTCTTGGCGAGGCTTGCTCACGAGTAGATCTGACTGCCATGCATGAGTTACTGGAGAAGGTTGGATACAAGGATGATGAGGGGGTTGCAAATGAG CTCTCATTTCAGCTGTGGACTAGCCAAATACAGGAAACCCTGAACTCTAGAAAGCGTGGCGACAATGCATTTCGAGCTAAAGACTTTGCAACTGCCATTAGTTGTTATACAGAT TTCATCGAGGGCGGGAATATGGTATCCCCAACAGTCCTTGCCCGGCGCTGTTTGTGTTACTTGATGAACAACAGGCCACAAGAAGCCCTTGCAGATGCTATGCAGGCCCAAGTAACATCCCCTGATTGGCCTACTGCTTTTTATCTTCAAGCGGCTGCCCTCTTTAGCCTGGGAATGAACAGCGACGCACAAGAGACGCTTAAAGATGGCTCGTCTATGGAAAACAGAAGATGA
- the LOC113729658 gene encoding mitochondrial import inner membrane translocase subunit TIM10 isoform X1 has product MAANSAPPPPPGIDKELILGMAEKEMEYRVELFNKLTHTCFNKCVEKRYKESELNMGENSCIDRCVSKYWQVTNLVGQLLGSGRPPM; this is encoded by the exons ATGGCTGCAAATAgtgctcctcctcctcctccaggaATCGACAAGGAACTG ATTTTGGGCATGGCAGAGAAGGAGATGGAATACAGGGTCGAATTATTTAACAA GCTTACACACACATGTTTTAACAAGTGTGTTGAGAAAAG GTACAAGGAATCTGAGCTGAATATGGGAGAAAACAGCTGTATTGATCGCTGTGTTTCTAAGTACTGGCAG GTGACAAATCTGGTTGGACAACTGCTTGGTTCTGGTCGGCCTCCAATGTGA
- the LOC113729658 gene encoding mitochondrial import inner membrane translocase subunit TIM10 isoform X2 yields MAANSAPPPPPGIDKELILGMAEKEMEYRVELFNKYKESELNMGENSCIDRCVSKYWQVTNLVGQLLGSGRPPM; encoded by the exons ATGGCTGCAAATAgtgctcctcctcctcctccaggaATCGACAAGGAACTG ATTTTGGGCATGGCAGAGAAGGAGATGGAATACAGGGTCGAATTATTTAACAA GTACAAGGAATCTGAGCTGAATATGGGAGAAAACAGCTGTATTGATCGCTGTGTTTCTAAGTACTGGCAG GTGACAAATCTGGTTGGACAACTGCTTGGTTCTGGTCGGCCTCCAATGTGA
- the LOC113729646 gene encoding uncharacterized protein → MSAISATTCPADIESADNSAAAAAGSSTSLRRHRRRRRRRRPRPSVAASSETTTDGSFRFSDTEDDSRSLHSQLGGSYEECRFSTESEGISVPKRHSSRRGSSTVSDEEEEGMVDLESGELELKVHSNRAQKRECRICHLKFSVARSGNAGGGDQSNIIELGCSCKGDLGSAHKQCAETWFKMKGNTTCEICGAPAMNIAGEQATEVNSGTGIATAASTAPVVFSETRGYCHGRRVMNFLLGCMVFAFIISWLFHFKILP, encoded by the exons ATGTCGGCTATTAGCGCCACCACATGCCCAGCTGACATAGAATCGGCCGACAATtccgctgctgctgctgctggtaGTAGCACTAGTCTCCGCCGCCACCGCCGACGCCGCCGCCGACGGAGGCCGAGGCCATCCGTAGCTGCCAGCAGCGAGACGACAACTGACGGGAGCTTTCGCTTCTCCGACACCGAGGACGACAGCCGTTCGTTGCATTCGCAGCTTGGTGGGTCGTACGAGGAATGCCGGTTCTCGACAGAGTCGGAGGGTATTTCGGTGCCGAAAAGGCATAGCAGCCGAAGAGGGTCCTCTACAGTTTccgatgaagaggaagaagggATGGTGGATTTGGAGAGTGGTGAATTGGAGCTCAAAGTTCATAGTAATAGAGCCCAGAAAAGAGAGTGTAGGATTTGTCATCTGAAATTCAGTGTTGCCAGGAGTGGTAATGCCGGCGGCGGTGACCAGAGTAATATTATTGAATTGGGATGCAGTTGTAAAGGGGATTTGGGTTCAGCCCATAAGCAATGTGCTGAGACTTGGTTCAAGATGAAGGGCAATAC AACTTGTGAAATTTGCGGCGCCCCTGCAATGAACATTGCTGGAGAACAAGCAACCGAGGTGAACAGTGGCACTGGTATAGCTACTGCAGCATCAACAGCACCTGTGGTCTTCTCCGAGACCCGAGGTTACTGCCATGGCCGTCGTGTCATGAATTTTCTGCTTGGGTGCATGGTTTTTGCCTTTATAATCTCGTGGCTTTTTCACTTTAAAATACTGCCATGA
- the LOC113729680 gene encoding uncharacterized protein isoform X3 has product MRLCYGAGLKRPGCFSGLELHMFQVVVLVLGVGVRVVEGFICIGLEGLWKIWTHPLHAWLMFLDVWGKQLELHYVPLQGISVSAAKCITACSVFNHLLDDSPLPANEASSSVLVATFSSTHSLNGKGSTGGGKLSGNGEVEKGLLTLISSDAAGLQVCDPNGRWYLADSGLVPGDLLLLTGKALSHATAGLRPAASHRSALDIPPVTSSGGRTSLVFRLMPQGNAILDCSPIAAAGHVIPQSYVPISVTQFMDDLSVEEDVLCNQSDIAYVAQDNLNREPSLRSVLSDPLSGAFLEDAMFVSCGHSFGGLMLRRVISTSRCALCNAEIETRSLIPNHALRAAAAAVKHEDDRRLFHNAALRKRRKEIGEHRENGDIPSENGQNRGVQYPFSVNEKVMIKGNRRTPDKFVGKEAVITSQCLNGWYLLKIIETGENVRLQYRSLRKIQTAQDADDGGLSLPVQNSSS; this is encoded by the exons ATGCGGCTTTGCTACGGTGCGGGCTTGAAGCGGCCCGGTTGTTTTTCCGGACTAGAACTACACATGTTCCAAGTGGTGGTGCTGGTGCTGGGAGTTGGGGTAAGGGTGGTCGAGGGGTTTATATGTATAGGCCTGGAAG GTCTTTGGAAGATATGGACCCACCCCCTCCATGCATGGCTGATGTTTTTAGATGTATGGGGAAAGCAGCTCGAGCTGCATTATGTGCCATTGCAAGGCATCTCCGTCTCCGCAGCGA AATGTATCACTGCTTGCAGTGTTTTCAACCACTTGCTTGACGATAGCCCATTGCCTGCTAACGAGGCTTCTTCATCAGTGCTTGTTGCAACCTTTTCCAGTACACACTCACTAAATGGAAAAGGATCTACAGGAGGTGGAAAGCTGAGTGGAAATGGTGAAGTAGAGAAGGGGCTGTTGACGCTGATTTCTTCAGATGCTGCTGGACTTCAG GTTTGTGACCCCAATGGCCGTTGGTACCTGGCTGATAGTGGTTTAGTTCCTGGGGACCTTTTACTTCTCACAGGCAAGGCTCTCAGCCATGCTACAGCTGGTCTGAGGCCTGCGGCTTCACATCGCTCTGCATTGGATATCCCTCCAGTAACTTCTAGTGGCGGAAG GACATCCCTGGTCTTTAGGCTCATGCCACAAGGCAATGCAATACTTGATTGTTCACCAATTGCAGCAGCTGGTCATGTCATTCCTCAGAGTTATGTGCCAATCTCTGTAACCCAGTTTATGGATGACCTTTCTGTAGAAGAAGATGTACTATGTAACCAGAGTGATATTGCTTAT GTGGCACAAGATAATTTGAACAGGGAACCATCATTGAGAAGTGTTCTCTCAGATCCTTTATC TGGTGCATTCCTGGAAGATGCTATGTTTGTTTCATGTGGACATTCTTTTGGTGGGCTCATGCTTAGAAGGGTCATCAGCACG TCCAGATGTGCTCTCTGCAATGCAGAAATCGAGACCAGATCTCTGATCCCGAACCATG CCCTAAGAGCAGCTGCAGCAGCAGTGAAGCATGAGGACGATAGGAGGCTATTCCATAATGCAGCTCTGAGAAAGCGCAGGAAGGAGATAGGGGAGCATAGG GAAAATGGAGACATTCCTTCTGAAAATGGCCAAAATAGAGGTGTACAATATCCATTCTCAGTTAATGAGAAAGTGATGATAAAG GGAAATAGAAGGACACCAGATAAATTTGTTGGCAAAGAAGCAGTGATTACATCACAATGCCTTAATGGCTG GTACTTACTTAAGATAATTGAAACTGGTGAAAATGTTCGGCTGCAATATCGTTCTCTACGGAAGATCCAGACTGCCCAGGATGCAGACGATGGAGGCCTGTCCCTTCCTGTGCAGAACAGCAGTTCATAG
- the LOC113729680 gene encoding uncharacterized protein isoform X1 encodes MVTMMMHPHHHQTTAPPPSHNHGNPPPPPTSSISLRSPASAPPNNTTNDSTPTSASTPHSQQPHSFNHLISLGRGDHYLPLGPSPAQNQPQDSSGSILTRVRLSDILPYDGPPVAPYFRAVEALSGSLMRHNAAVIEVGCDDAALLRCGLEAARLFFRTRTTHVPSGGAGAGSWGKGGRGVYMYRPGRSLEDMDPPPPCMADVFRCMGKAARAALCAIARHLRLRSDVFNHLLDDSPLPANEASSSVLVATFSSTHSLNGKGSTGGGKLSGNGEVEKGLLTLISSDAAGLQVCDPNGRWYLADSGLVPGDLLLLTGKALSHATAGLRPAASHRSALDIPPVTSSGGRTSLVFRLMPQGNAILDCSPIAAAGHVIPQSYVPISVTQFMDDLSVEEDVLCNQSDIAYVAQDNLNREPSLRSVLSDPLSGAFLEDAMFVSCGHSFGGLMLRRVISTSRCALCNAEIETRSLIPNHALRAAAAAVKHEDDRRLFHNAALRKRRKEIGEHRENGDIPSENGQNRGVQYPFSVNEKVMIKGNRRTPDKFVGKEAVITSQCLNGWYLLKIIETGENVRLQYRSLRKIQTAQDADDGGLSLPVQNSSS; translated from the exons ATGGTTACGATGATGATGCATCCACATCACCACCAAACCACTGCTCCGCCGCCGTCACACAACCACGGCAATCCCCCGCCGCCTCCTACCTCTTCTATTTCCCTTAGATCCCCTGCTTCTGCACCTCCTAATAACACTACCAACGACTCTACTCCCACTTCTGCTTCTACCCCTCACTCTCAGCAGCCTCACTCCTTCAACCACCTCATCTCTCTGGGTCGTGGGGATCATTACCTCCCATTGGGGCCTTCCCCAGCCCAAAACCAACCCCAAGACTCCTCAGGTTCCATTTTGACCCGGGTTAGGCTCTCTGATATATTGCCTTACGATGGGCCACCTGTGGCTCCCTACTTCCGAGCTGTGGAGGCCCTTTCCGGGTCCCTCATGAGGCACAACGCAGCCGTGATTGAGGTTGGTTGTGACGATGCGGCTTTGCTACGGTGCGGGCTTGAAGCGGCCCGGTTGTTTTTCCGGACTAGAACTACACATGTTCCAAGTGGTGGTGCTGGTGCTGGGAGTTGGGGTAAGGGTGGTCGAGGGGTTTATATGTATAGGCCTGGAAG GTCTTTGGAAGATATGGACCCACCCCCTCCATGCATGGCTGATGTTTTTAGATGTATGGGGAAAGCAGCTCGAGCTGCATTATGTGCCATTGCAAGGCATCTCCGTCTCCGCAGCGA TGTTTTCAACCACTTGCTTGACGATAGCCCATTGCCTGCTAACGAGGCTTCTTCATCAGTGCTTGTTGCAACCTTTTCCAGTACACACTCACTAAATGGAAAAGGATCTACAGGAGGTGGAAAGCTGAGTGGAAATGGTGAAGTAGAGAAGGGGCTGTTGACGCTGATTTCTTCAGATGCTGCTGGACTTCAG GTTTGTGACCCCAATGGCCGTTGGTACCTGGCTGATAGTGGTTTAGTTCCTGGGGACCTTTTACTTCTCACAGGCAAGGCTCTCAGCCATGCTACAGCTGGTCTGAGGCCTGCGGCTTCACATCGCTCTGCATTGGATATCCCTCCAGTAACTTCTAGTGGCGGAAG GACATCCCTGGTCTTTAGGCTCATGCCACAAGGCAATGCAATACTTGATTGTTCACCAATTGCAGCAGCTGGTCATGTCATTCCTCAGAGTTATGTGCCAATCTCTGTAACCCAGTTTATGGATGACCTTTCTGTAGAAGAAGATGTACTATGTAACCAGAGTGATATTGCTTAT GTGGCACAAGATAATTTGAACAGGGAACCATCATTGAGAAGTGTTCTCTCAGATCCTTTATC TGGTGCATTCCTGGAAGATGCTATGTTTGTTTCATGTGGACATTCTTTTGGTGGGCTCATGCTTAGAAGGGTCATCAGCACG TCCAGATGTGCTCTCTGCAATGCAGAAATCGAGACCAGATCTCTGATCCCGAACCATG CCCTAAGAGCAGCTGCAGCAGCAGTGAAGCATGAGGACGATAGGAGGCTATTCCATAATGCAGCTCTGAGAAAGCGCAGGAAGGAGATAGGGGAGCATAGG GAAAATGGAGACATTCCTTCTGAAAATGGCCAAAATAGAGGTGTACAATATCCATTCTCAGTTAATGAGAAAGTGATGATAAAG GGAAATAGAAGGACACCAGATAAATTTGTTGGCAAAGAAGCAGTGATTACATCACAATGCCTTAATGGCTG GTACTTACTTAAGATAATTGAAACTGGTGAAAATGTTCGGCTGCAATATCGTTCTCTACGGAAGATCCAGACTGCCCAGGATGCAGACGATGGAGGCCTGTCCCTTCCTGTGCAGAACAGCAGTTCATAG
- the LOC113729680 gene encoding uncharacterized protein isoform X2, translating into MVTMMMHPHHHQTTAPPPSHNHGNPPPPPTSSISLRSPASAPPNNTTNDSTPTSASTPHSQQPHSFNHLISLGRGDHYLPLGPSPAQNQPQDSSGSILTRVRLSDILPYDGPPVAPYFRAVEALSGSLMRHNAAVIEVGCDDAALLRCGLEAARLFFRTRTTHVPSGGAGAGSWGKGGRGVYMYRPGRSLEDMDPPPPCMADVFRCMGKAARAALCAIARHLRLRSDVFNHLLDDSPLPANEASSSVLVATFSSTHSLNGKGSTGGGKLSGNGEVEKGLLTLISSDAAGLQVCDPNGRWYLADSGLVPGDLLLLTGKALSHATAGLRPAASHRSALDIPPVTSSGGRTSLVFRLMPQGNAILDCSPIAAAGHVIPQSYVPISVTQFMDDLSVEEDVLCNQSDIAYVAQDNLNREPSLRSVLSDPLSGAFLEDAMFVSCGHSFGGLMLRRVISTMCSLQCRNRDQISDPEPCPKSSCSSSEA; encoded by the exons ATGGTTACGATGATGATGCATCCACATCACCACCAAACCACTGCTCCGCCGCCGTCACACAACCACGGCAATCCCCCGCCGCCTCCTACCTCTTCTATTTCCCTTAGATCCCCTGCTTCTGCACCTCCTAATAACACTACCAACGACTCTACTCCCACTTCTGCTTCTACCCCTCACTCTCAGCAGCCTCACTCCTTCAACCACCTCATCTCTCTGGGTCGTGGGGATCATTACCTCCCATTGGGGCCTTCCCCAGCCCAAAACCAACCCCAAGACTCCTCAGGTTCCATTTTGACCCGGGTTAGGCTCTCTGATATATTGCCTTACGATGGGCCACCTGTGGCTCCCTACTTCCGAGCTGTGGAGGCCCTTTCCGGGTCCCTCATGAGGCACAACGCAGCCGTGATTGAGGTTGGTTGTGACGATGCGGCTTTGCTACGGTGCGGGCTTGAAGCGGCCCGGTTGTTTTTCCGGACTAGAACTACACATGTTCCAAGTGGTGGTGCTGGTGCTGGGAGTTGGGGTAAGGGTGGTCGAGGGGTTTATATGTATAGGCCTGGAAG GTCTTTGGAAGATATGGACCCACCCCCTCCATGCATGGCTGATGTTTTTAGATGTATGGGGAAAGCAGCTCGAGCTGCATTATGTGCCATTGCAAGGCATCTCCGTCTCCGCAGCGA TGTTTTCAACCACTTGCTTGACGATAGCCCATTGCCTGCTAACGAGGCTTCTTCATCAGTGCTTGTTGCAACCTTTTCCAGTACACACTCACTAAATGGAAAAGGATCTACAGGAGGTGGAAAGCTGAGTGGAAATGGTGAAGTAGAGAAGGGGCTGTTGACGCTGATTTCTTCAGATGCTGCTGGACTTCAG GTTTGTGACCCCAATGGCCGTTGGTACCTGGCTGATAGTGGTTTAGTTCCTGGGGACCTTTTACTTCTCACAGGCAAGGCTCTCAGCCATGCTACAGCTGGTCTGAGGCCTGCGGCTTCACATCGCTCTGCATTGGATATCCCTCCAGTAACTTCTAGTGGCGGAAG GACATCCCTGGTCTTTAGGCTCATGCCACAAGGCAATGCAATACTTGATTGTTCACCAATTGCAGCAGCTGGTCATGTCATTCCTCAGAGTTATGTGCCAATCTCTGTAACCCAGTTTATGGATGACCTTTCTGTAGAAGAAGATGTACTATGTAACCAGAGTGATATTGCTTAT GTGGCACAAGATAATTTGAACAGGGAACCATCATTGAGAAGTGTTCTCTCAGATCCTTTATC TGGTGCATTCCTGGAAGATGCTATGTTTGTTTCATGTGGACATTCTTTTGGTGGGCTCATGCTTAGAAGGGTCATCAGCACG ATGTGCTCTCTGCAATGCAGAAATCGAGACCAGATCTCTGATCCCGAACCATG CCCTAAGAGCAGCTGCAGCAGCAGTGAAGCATGA
- the LOC113728567 gene encoding uncharacterized protein, whose translation MALVLFLVFSLLLQGAFGELICEELPAEMCAFSISSSGKRCLLETYAPTDATTTYQCKTSEVAANINMNGHVETEECIKACGLQRNVVGISSDTLLDSGFASELCSQDCSENCPNIVDLYNDLALAEGLNLSEMCKALKNSPRRIMAQVRSSGPASSAAAAPFAAEALNPASVESLYSAAWAPAPLLN comes from the exons ATGGCATTGGTTCTCTTCCTTGTGTTTTCACTTTTGCTACAAGGAGCCTTTG GAGAATTAATATGCGAAGAATTGCCAGCTGAAATGTGCGCATTTTCAATTTCATCCTCGGGGAAGAGATGCTTGTTGGAGACTTATGCACCAACCGATGCAACGACCACGTACCAGTGCAAGACATCTGAAGTTGCGGCGAACATTAACATGAATGGACACGTCGAGACTGAGGAGTGCATCAAGGCCTGTGGGCTTCAAAGAAACGTTGTTGGGATTTCATCAGATACCCTCCTTGATTCCGGATTCGCATCCGAGCTTTGCTCTCAGGATTGTTCAGAGAACTGCCCCAACATTGTTGATCTTTACAACGATTTGGCTCTGGCAGAAG GCCTGAATTTGTCAGAAATGTGCAAGGCACTGAAAAACAGCCCACGCCGCATCATGGCTCAGGTCCGAAGTTCGGGTCCTGCCtcttctgctgctgctgctccGTTTGCAGCTGAAGCATTGAATCCTGCCTCAGTTGAATCATTATACTCCGCTGCATGGGCTCCTGCTCCCCTGTTAAATTAA